The sequence AATTCAATGGTGGCAGGAATCACTTTTTGGGCGTTGACTAATTTCTCCAACACCTGCAAACGCGCATCGGGAACGGCTACAATACCTACATTGGGTTCTATTGTTGCAAAGGGGTAGTTGGCAGCCAAAGCCGCTTGTTGGGAAGTAAGTGCATTAAAAAGAGTAGATTTTCCAACATTCGGAAGCCCTACTATGCCACAACGTAATGCCATTGGTGTATTATGGGGTTAATTATTTTTAACAAGCCTATTAATATACTCGGTCTGGATAAGACCCGCGTGAAATTTCTTGCGAACATCGTTTCTGAATCCGCTTTTTTTATCCTAAATTCAGCCAATACAAGACCTGAAGTTGGAAGTCCTTTTAACGAATGATAAATTGGATATGAAAAAAACACTCTTTCTCTTTATGTTGGTGGTTTTTGTACTACCAGAGCTTGGTATCGCACAAGCCAGCAATAACAATGCGTACAGTCCGCGCCGTGTTTTTCCCCGAAGTTTACAGTTTGGTTTAGGTGTTCTCCCCGGATTAGGTGCTCAGGCTGGGATTGTGCTTCCTTACGAGATCGTAACCGCCGAAGCAATGGCACAACTTAATTTTACCCCGCCCTATCGCAACAAGGAAACGGCGTTTCATCTTTCTGCCTCGGTGGGGGGAGCCATCAGGGTTTTAAGCCTCATCAACCAAGTAAACGAACCCATTAACCAGAACTTGGACATAGATGTAGGCTTTAGGGTTGGGCCGCAACTTAAAATTCCGGCAGAACTAAAATTGAAAGTGGAGCCTTTCTTGCGTGCGGTTACAAGGCTCAGTAGTGGTAACCAAGCCTATTTTGAGGCAGGTACCAACGAGCCATATTTGCGCATTGGGATGTGGGTACAACTCAATTAAAAAATAACGTTGCGTTTAAAATAACGTTATTTTTAAAATAACGTTGCGTTTAGCCTGTTCCGAATAGAGCAGGCTTTTTTGTTGTTATGTGCTTTAGGCAAATAAACGTTCTTGGTTCGGGACAGTGATGATTTCCCTGTCAGGAAGTCGAATAGCCGAAAGGGTTCCGAATTGTGGGATGTAATTAAACACGCATCCCGTATCTATACAAATCAGATTTGTTTGCATCAGGACGTGGGGTTGTGGGGTATGTCCACAAATAACGGTTTTTTCCCACTCGTTAAAATCCGTTCGGAGGTGGCTACGCTCCCAAAGAAAAACCTCCTGATCAAAGAGGGTGAGGTTTTGTTGAACCGTAAAGCGGGGTTTAAGCCCTCCATGCACAAATAAAAAATCTTCGGCTTCGTAGTAAAAAAGGGTGTCTTGAATAAATCGAACGTGCTCATCTGGAACATTGTCAAAACCAGCACGGCGATAGCTGTCCATCGTATCTCTTCCACCATTAGACAGCCAAAGCGCTTCCATACCACCATTAAGCATATCCAAAAGCATTTGCTCATGGTTGCCACGCAAAAAAACGCAAGTTTGTGATTTGCGATATTCCAACAAAAAATCTATAACGCCTTTCGAGTCCGGGCCTCGGTCTATATAATCCCCAATAAAAACCAAGATATCGTCCTCGTTGGGCGCTACCTCTTTTAGTAGGGCTTCTAAAGTAACTCGACAGCCGTGAATATCACCGATTGCAACGAAACCCATTCTATTATTCGCCTTTCGGGTGAGTCTGAAACAGTTTAACGGAAAACCAATATACTTCTAAACAAGCGCAGAAAGACAATGCACGCCACTTTTTATTCCGATTCTCGAACAACCGTTTTCTGGCGGACGGGATTTGCGGTGGAGATGTCCACAAGGCCGCGACCAGTTTTGCTAATCTTGCCAGCCTTGGTCAGTTCACCTAAAATAGCATCGAGAATTCCATTAATAAACTTGCCACTTTGTGCCGTACTGTACTCTTTAGCCACTTCGATACATTCATTAATGGTTACTTTGGGTGGAATATCGGGGAATCCGAGTAACTCCGTAATCGCAATTCGCATCAATATCCGATCTATTAATGCAATACGGCGTAGTTCCCAATTCCTCGTATGCAGTTTGATAATCTCGTTGGTCTCTGATGACTGGTTAATCGTTTGGAGGAACAAACTCGTGGCGAAGGCATGTGCAGCCGGATCCAGCTCTCGTTTGAGTACCGTCCGAATGATTTCTTGTGCATCAGATCCGCTTAGTTCATAGGCATAAAGGGCTTGCATAACCCGTTCCCGTGCTTGTCGTCTGGTACTCATGCTACAATTATTCAATGAATGTATGGATGTTTTCCAAATTGGAAACTACGATTTATGGCATGAAGGGATGATGGAAAATGCTTGGGTAGCGGGTTATATACCCTAAAATTTAGGTGTCTATGCAGAAAATCCGCATATAAATCTCATATTCGTTATGGTTGTTGACCAATCGCTTTTTGCCCGCTGGCGGTCTTTCCCCATGCTTATTGCCGTTATTTTGATGGGCTTGGGCATTGTAGTTTCGCCCTTGGTTTCGGTTTATGGGTGGTTTGTGGCGACAGCAAGCGCAATCCTATGGATTTTTGCAGCAGCCTTTTGGCCAGAAAAGAAGTTCGTAACCTTAAGGCCGCTAAGTCGTGCAATCGGGATTGCGGTATTGTGGTTTGTCTTT comes from Rhodothermia bacterium and encodes:
- a CDS encoding serine/threonine protein phosphatase, encoding MGFVAIGDIHGCRVTLEALLKEVAPNEDDILVFIGDYIDRGPDSKGVIDFLLEYRKSQTCVFLRGNHEQMLLDMLNGGMEALWLSNGGRDTMDSYRRAGFDNVPDEHVRFIQDTLFYYEAEDFLFVHGGLKPRFTVQQNLTLFDQEVFLWERSHLRTDFNEWEKTVICGHTPQPHVLMQTNLICIDTGCVFNYIPQFGTLSAIRLPDREIITVPNQERLFA
- the nusB gene encoding transcription antitermination factor NusB, encoding MSTRRQARERVMQALYAYELSGSDAQEIIRTVLKRELDPAAHAFATSLFLQTINQSSETNEIIKLHTRNWELRRIALIDRILMRIAITELLGFPDIPPKVTINECIEVAKEYSTAQSGKFINGILDAILGELTKAGKISKTGRGLVDISTANPVRQKTVVRESE